A region of Candidatus Yanofskybacteria bacterium DNA encodes the following proteins:
- a CDS encoding endonuclease, producing MYMYFVYLIECGDKSIYTGITTDVARRFEEHKTGKGGHYTRSRGVARVVYTEKLKTRSKALKREFEIKSWPRQRKLGLIKK from the coding sequence ATGTATATGTATTTTGTATATCTTATTGAGTGCGGCGATAAAAGTATTTATACGGGCATAACCACGGACGTGGCGCGTAGGTTTGAGGAACACAAAACTGGTAAAGGTGGGCACTATACGAGATCGAGAGGAGTCGCCAGAGTTGTGTATACTGAGAAGCTTAAAACAAGAAGCAAGGCACTAAAACGTGAATTTGAAATAAAAAGTTGGCCTCGCCAGAGAAAGCTAGGCCTAATCAAAAAATAG